The Deltaproteobacteria bacterium genome has a window encoding:
- a CDS encoding HAMP domain-containing histidine kinase — translation MQTSRWIFHPVAILVYSILALASSLFLYIYWYVEASSAVRIVAKRLNADPSQFSSYQTWVVISILSILVGIILMDIIIFFVYNIKIQMLYKAQRNFINNFTHELKTPVTSIALYLETFLAHDLEKSERDRFVGYMLSDVARLTDNIQSILNLARMESQSYSEKMEAADLVETVRRICRENGHRLPNAEIVIEEPADWPILCRLNVPLFEMLVVNILTNAIKYNESQKPGVRISFTPGKRKVTIKFSDNGIGLEKKHLKKIFNKFYQAGNPNTRTARGNGLGLYLVHGVTRIHKGKISALSEGPGMGSTFILKLPILKA, via the coding sequence ATGCAGACATCCCGCTGGATATTCCACCCCGTAGCCATACTGGTCTATTCCATCCTGGCCCTGGCCAGTTCGCTTTTCCTCTATATCTACTGGTACGTCGAGGCAAGCTCGGCCGTAAGAATCGTGGCAAAGCGGCTAAACGCCGATCCTTCCCAGTTTTCCAGCTACCAGACCTGGGTGGTCATTTCCATACTGTCCATCCTGGTGGGCATCATCCTCATGGACATCATCATTTTCTTTGTTTACAATATAAAGATTCAGATGCTCTACAAGGCCCAGAGAAACTTCATCAACAACTTCACCCACGAGCTGAAGACCCCGGTAACGTCCATAGCCCTTTACCTGGAAACCTTCCTGGCCCACGACCTTGAAAAGTCCGAGCGCGACCGTTTTGTAGGCTACATGCTTTCGGACGTGGCCCGCCTGACGGACAATATCCAGAGCATCTTAAACCTTGCAAGGATGGAAAGCCAAAGCTACAGTGAAAAAATGGAAGCCGCCGACCTGGTGGAAACCGTGCGCCGCATCTGCCGGGAAAACGGGCACCGGCTTCCAAACGCCGAAATCGTGATCGAAGAACCGGCGGACTGGCCAATACTGTGCCGCTTGAACGTCCCCCTTTTCGAGATGCTCGTGGTGAACATCCTCACAAACGCCATAAAATACAATGAGTCTCAAAAGCCTGGGGTGAGGATTTCCTTTACGCCCGGTAAACGCAAAGTGACAATTAAATTTTCTGACAACGGCATCGGTTTGGAAAAGAAACACCTGAAGAAAATTTTCAACAAATTCTACCAGGCGGGCAACCCCAACACCCGCACGGCCCGGGGAAACGGCCTGGGACTCTATCTGGTCCACGGCGTCACGAGGATACACAAGGGAAAAATTTCAGCGCTTAGCGAAGGCCCCGGCATGGGCTCCACCTTCATCCTTAAACTGCCGATTTTAAAGGCGTAA
- a CDS encoding NAD(P)/FAD-dependent oxidoreductase, whose product MSSPRMSRRTFLAISASAAASFALDWNSINAFAATMGPKKDYPTAVIGAGLGGLTCAAFLARQGVPVTVLEMHNIPGGYATSFEREAGAFDFEVSLHATAAGENNAEERILRYLGVWDKVEFSLLPEQYSILLPDGSFVRVPQKDPAGYARLLSGLFPAHSAKIVKFVEFMQKVSEEGKRVMMKNPTLEGASFYASFPFEYPNMFKMGYRTLSEVLGGFGITDPDLVGIIAATWPYYGLPPSRLSANYFVGPAADYMTSGAHYVKRRSQDLSNALADVITAHGGEIVYGAEVERIHTEKGAVKGVTAAGQFYPARAVVSNASAPATFFRLLPPEATPKSYRKKLSSYRVGLSSFIVWLGLDRDITETIKDYEIFISSGNGPESDYNDFLSGNVERCGFLAAIYDNAYKGYSKPGKSTVSIVILSGYEPWKRFEADYDEGRKTEYLKEKKRWTDTLIKRTEERLIPGLRSMIAVSDSATPLTNRRYTGNPQGAIYGFDHGTDNDFINRIDNRTPVKGLYLASAWGNPGAGYGGTIIGASMTFHKMMKDWGG is encoded by the coding sequence ATGTCATCCCCCCGTATGAGCCGAAGGACCTTTCTGGCAATTTCAGCATCCGCTGCGGCTTCTTTCGCCCTGGACTGGAACAGCATAAACGCCTTTGCGGCCACCATGGGCCCGAAAAAGGACTATCCCACGGCGGTCATAGGAGCGGGCCTTGGGGGCCTTACCTGCGCCGCCTTCCTGGCAAGGCAGGGCGTTCCGGTCACGGTGCTTGAGATGCATAACATCCCCGGAGGCTATGCGACGAGTTTCGAGAGGGAGGCCGGGGCCTTTGATTTCGAGGTCTCCCTCCATGCCACGGCGGCAGGGGAAAACAACGCGGAGGAGCGAATCCTGCGCTACCTGGGCGTGTGGGACAAGGTGGAGTTCTCCCTTTTGCCGGAACAGTACTCCATCCTGCTTCCGGACGGCTCGTTCGTGCGCGTTCCCCAGAAGGACCCTGCCGGTTACGCAAGGCTTCTTTCGGGTCTTTTTCCCGCGCATTCGGCCAAAATCGTCAAGTTCGTCGAGTTCATGCAAAAGGTTTCCGAAGAGGGCAAGAGGGTGATGATGAAAAATCCCACCCTTGAAGGCGCTTCCTTTTATGCGTCCTTTCCCTTCGAGTATCCCAACATGTTCAAGATGGGTTATCGCACTCTTTCGGAGGTTCTTGGCGGCTTCGGGATCACCGACCCCGATCTTGTAGGCATCATTGCAGCCACCTGGCCCTACTACGGGCTTCCGCCCTCCAGGCTTTCGGCCAATTATTTCGTGGGGCCCGCCGCCGATTACATGACAAGCGGCGCGCACTACGTAAAGCGCCGGAGCCAGGACCTTTCAAACGCCCTTGCAGATGTCATAACCGCCCACGGCGGAGAGATTGTCTACGGCGCGGAAGTAGAGAGGATTCACACCGAAAAGGGCGCTGTGAAAGGGGTGACAGCCGCCGGGCAGTTCTATCCCGCGCGCGCCGTGGTGAGCAACGCCTCCGCGCCCGCCACCTTTTTCAGGCTCCTGCCCCCGGAAGCCACTCCCAAAAGCTATCGGAAAAAGCTTTCCTCCTACCGGGTGGGGCTGTCGTCCTTCATCGTGTGGCTGGGCCTTGACCGGGACATCACCGAAACCATAAAGGATTACGAAATTTTCATATCTTCTGGAAACGGCCCGGAATCCGACTACAACGATTTCCTTTCCGGCAACGTGGAGCGCTGCGGTTTTCTGGCCGCAATTTACGACAACGCCTACAAGGGCTATTCCAAACCCGGAAAGTCCACCGTAAGCATTGTGATTCTTTCTGGATACGAGCCCTGGAAGCGCTTTGAGGCCGACTACGACGAGGGCCGCAAGACCGAATATCTCAAGGAAAAGAAGCGCTGGACCGACACACTGATCAAAAGGACCGAAGAACGCCTGATTCCAGGCCTTAGGTCCATGATAGCGGTGTCCGATTCCGCCACGCCGTTAACCAACAGGCGCTACACAGGAAACCCCCAGGGGGCGATTTACGGATTCGACCACGGCACAGACAACGACTTCATCAACCGCATAGACAACCGGACGCCGGTGAAGGGCCTTTATCTTGCAAGCGCCTGGGGCAATCCGGGGGCGGGTTACGGAGGAACCATAATCGGGGCGTCCATGACCTTTCACAAGATGATGAAGGACTGGGGGGGATGA
- a CDS encoding chemotaxis response regulator protein-glutamate methylesterase has translation MRKIRVLIVDDSPVVRSILSRIISAETDMEVIGQAADPFEAKRWIMEESPDVVTLDVEMPRMDGITFLKRIMAYKPLPVIMISSYTQENSMRTMEALEAGAIDFVPKPTSNVEESLNEIRREITAKIRAAGWARVRPSVTVRRVETAKKAVRMSRIMKIMAIGASTGGTQAIERLLSSMKYKTMGIVIVQHMPPRYTASFAQRLDSLLGFPVSEAKDRERLAKDKVLVAPGGRHMRLLRDSIGYYVRLDDGPLVNHQKPSVDVLFQSVAESAGREAVGIVLTGMGDDGARGLLAMRQAGSFTVAQDEDSSVVYGMPRVAAEMGGVCRVAGLSEIADVVFAHAKSW, from the coding sequence ATGCGAAAAATCCGTGTCCTCATAGTGGATGATTCACCCGTGGTGCGATCCATCCTTTCCCGGATAATTTCCGCCGAAACGGACATGGAGGTCATCGGGCAGGCTGCAGACCCATTTGAAGCCAAACGCTGGATAATGGAGGAAAGCCCCGACGTCGTGACCCTGGATGTCGAAATGCCCCGCATGGACGGCATCACCTTTTTAAAAAGAATTATGGCCTATAAGCCCCTGCCGGTTATAATGATAAGCTCATACACTCAGGAAAACTCCATGCGCACCATGGAGGCCCTGGAGGCGGGAGCCATCGATTTCGTTCCCAAGCCCACCAGTAACGTGGAGGAAAGCTTGAACGAGATCAGGCGCGAGATAACCGCAAAGATTCGCGCTGCGGGCTGGGCCAGGGTGCGGCCCTCGGTCACCGTGCGCCGGGTTGAAACCGCCAAAAAGGCGGTGCGCATGTCGCGCATAATGAAGATTATGGCCATAGGCGCATCCACGGGCGGGACCCAGGCCATCGAGCGCCTGCTTTCATCCATGAAATACAAGACAATGGGCATAGTGATAGTTCAGCACATGCCCCCGCGCTACACAGCCTCCTTTGCTCAGAGGCTGGACAGCCTTCTGGGTTTTCCGGTTTCCGAGGCCAAGGACAGGGAACGATTGGCAAAGGACAAGGTGCTGGTGGCTCCTGGCGGACGCCACATGCGGCTTTTGCGCGACAGCATAGGGTATTACGTCCGCCTTGACGACGGGCCGCTTGTGAATCACCAGAAACCGTCGGTGGACGTACTTTTTCAGTCGGTGGCAGAGTCTGCGGGCAGGGAGGCGGTTGGAATAGTCCTTACGGGCATGGGGGACGACGGCGCGCGCGGCCTTTTGGCCATGAGGCAGGCCGGGAGCTTCACCGTGGCCCAGGATGAGGATTCTTCTGTGGTTTACGGAATGCCCAGGGTCGCTGCGGAAATGGGAGGGGTGTGCCGGGTGGCGGGGCTTTCGGAAATAGCCGATGTTGTGTTTGCCCATGCCAAGTCATGGTAA
- a CDS encoding SDR family oxidoreductase, whose amino-acid sequence MNLKNQVVLITGGGSGIGRLMAKNFGREGSRVVLWDINEAGLKRTAEEIKAEGGEAHSYICDVSNNEAVYEVAAKVAKEVGGVDILVNNAGIVTGKPFLKCTDEEVRRTMEVNALAHFWTIRAFLPGMIKRNHGRIVTIASSAGWVGVASLADYCASKFANVGFQEAIRQELRKDGVKGVSTTLVCPFFIDTGMFKGVKTRFNFLLPILNEDKVAANVVKAVKNDRMLLKMPPFIYTVPFFRLVPPAVMDVVAEFLGVSSSMDEFVGRAKNAAIAKLPKGKKATGSAA is encoded by the coding sequence ATGAATCTCAAGAATCAGGTAGTGCTCATCACCGGCGGTGGAAGCGGCATAGGGCGGCTCATGGCCAAGAATTTCGGCAGGGAAGGCAGCCGCGTGGTGCTTTGGGACATCAACGAGGCGGGCCTTAAGCGCACCGCCGAGGAGATCAAGGCTGAAGGCGGTGAGGCCCACTCCTACATCTGCGACGTATCCAACAACGAGGCCGTGTACGAAGTCGCCGCCAAGGTGGCCAAGGAAGTGGGCGGAGTGGACATTCTGGTCAACAACGCTGGCATCGTCACCGGCAAGCCTTTCTTGAAGTGCACGGACGAAGAGGTACGGCGGACCATGGAAGTGAACGCGCTGGCCCATTTCTGGACCATCCGCGCCTTTTTGCCCGGAATGATCAAGCGGAACCACGGGCGCATAGTGACCATCGCCTCGTCGGCAGGCTGGGTTGGCGTGGCCTCGCTGGCTGATTACTGCGCATCCAAGTTCGCCAACGTTGGCTTCCAGGAGGCCATCCGCCAGGAACTCCGCAAGGATGGCGTCAAAGGCGTTTCCACCACCCTGGTGTGCCCCTTCTTCATCGACACCGGCATGTTCAAGGGCGTGAAGACACGTTTCAATTTCCTTCTGCCCATCTTAAACGAGGACAAGGTGGCCGCCAACGTCGTGAAGGCAGTCAAAAACGATCGGATGCTCTTGAAGATGCCGCCCTTCATCTACACCGTGCCCTTTTTCCGGCTGGTGCCTCCCGCCGTGATGGACGTGGTTGCGGAATTTCTGGGCGTCTCATCCTCAATGGACGAGTTTGTCGGGCGGGCGAAAAACGCGGCCATCGCCAAGCTCCCCAAGGGGAAAAAGGCCACCGGCTCGGCTGCGTAA
- the dctP gene encoding TRAP transporter substrate-binding protein DctP, with product MKRFLSLFLLIMCFTLVSGSFNAVSAKEVAQYRWKMATLAPDGVGWAKHIKSVVFPAIKEATNGNLVVKTYWGGVMGDEEEYIKKMRIGQLQGAGFAGQGTVLVCPEIAVLTLPFLFNNYAEVDYIKKKMSPTFDGLMKQNGYYMLFLADQDFDQVISTKKPLAKLEDFKGVRFIEWYGAIEVSLLQSLGAQPIRVQVPEIASSIRLGTCEAAIGPSLWIVGSQLHTTVKYINPLKIRYSPSLIAITIDTWHKLPEEYRKEYFRIRERVMGEYGARVREDNAKGLEALFGYGVRKVTTSPADLEVMKKKTRAVWNSMSDDLYPRELLDEVMGYLDEFRGKGGGKRSTWSSDDTETRSEGGAHVRAVQEKLKGLGYYKSRVDGMTGPSTYWAIQRYQKAKGLAVTGGINAETLKSLGIQ from the coding sequence ATGAAAAGATTCCTTTCGCTTTTTCTGCTCATCATGTGTTTCACGCTTGTATCAGGCAGTTTCAACGCCGTCAGCGCCAAGGAAGTGGCTCAATACCGCTGGAAAATGGCCACCCTGGCTCCGGATGGAGTGGGATGGGCGAAACATATAAAGAGTGTCGTGTTCCCCGCCATAAAGGAGGCCACCAACGGCAACCTGGTTGTAAAGACCTACTGGGGCGGGGTCATGGGCGATGAAGAGGAATATATCAAGAAAATGCGCATAGGCCAGCTCCAGGGCGCGGGTTTCGCGGGCCAGGGAACGGTTCTGGTGTGCCCCGAAATAGCGGTCCTCACCCTTCCCTTCCTCTTCAACAACTACGCCGAGGTGGATTACATCAAAAAGAAGATGTCCCCCACCTTTGACGGACTCATGAAGCAAAACGGCTACTACATGCTCTTTCTGGCCGACCAGGACTTTGACCAGGTGATTTCCACCAAAAAGCCCCTGGCCAAGCTGGAGGATTTCAAAGGCGTGCGTTTCATAGAATGGTACGGAGCCATCGAGGTCAGCCTTCTCCAGTCCCTGGGCGCACAGCCCATAAGGGTCCAGGTGCCTGAAATCGCTTCTTCCATAAGGCTCGGCACCTGCGAGGCCGCCATCGGCCCAAGCCTCTGGATTGTCGGCTCCCAGCTTCACACAACGGTAAAGTACATCAACCCGTTAAAGATCCGTTACTCGCCCTCCCTTATCGCCATTACCATCGACACCTGGCACAAGCTGCCTGAGGAATACCGGAAAGAGTATTTCAGGATACGCGAAAGGGTGATGGGTGAGTACGGCGCAAGGGTGCGCGAGGACAATGCCAAGGGCCTTGAGGCCCTTTTCGGCTACGGCGTTAGAAAAGTCACCACAAGCCCCGCCGATCTCGAAGTGATGAAGAAAAAGACCAGGGCTGTGTGGAACAGCATGTCGGACGACCTCTATCCGAGGGAGCTGCTCGATGAGGTGATGGGCTACCTGGATGAATTCCGTGGAAAGGGAGGCGGAAAAAGGTCCACCTGGTCCAGCGACGACACTGAAACAAGGTCCGAAGGCGGGGCCCACGTCCGCGCAGTCCAGGAAAAGTTGAAGGGCCTGGGCTATTACAAGTCAAGGGTCGACGGTATGACCGGCCCCAGTACCTACTGGGCCATCCAGCGCTACCAGAAGGCCAAGGGGCTTGCCGTAACAGGCGGAATCAATGCTGAGACACTGAAAAGCCTGGGTATTCAATAG
- a CDS encoding response regulator transcription factor: protein MATGRENSKKRRILVVEDDEHVAEGLALNLTLAGYEVDRAASGPAALARYRDQPPDLMVLDIMLPGMDGLTVLQNIRLTDDRIPILILSAKGDVDDKIRGLALGVDDYLSKPFHLGEFLLRVSRLLARSSWRARESGLAAELTGTYEFGPNRVNLDTFVAECPKGAIRLSEQEIKLLKLFFANKGTPLSRKDILAIGWGYASDTESRTVDNFIVRFRKHFEVDPKNPVYFKSVRAVGYVFDHE, encoded by the coding sequence ATGGCGACCGGCAGGGAAAACAGCAAAAAGCGCAGAATTTTGGTTGTGGAAGACGACGAGCACGTGGCCGAGGGCCTTGCGCTCAACCTGACGCTGGCGGGCTACGAGGTCGACAGGGCCGCCTCCGGGCCTGCGGCGCTTGCCCGTTACAGGGACCAGCCACCTGACCTTATGGTGTTGGACATAATGCTTCCGGGCATGGACGGACTTACGGTGCTGCAGAACATCCGCCTTACCGACGACAGGATTCCAATACTCATCCTTTCCGCCAAGGGCGACGTGGACGACAAGATCAGGGGGCTGGCCCTTGGTGTGGACGACTACCTTTCCAAGCCCTTTCACCTGGGCGAATTTCTGCTAAGGGTTTCGCGCCTTCTTGCCCGCAGTTCCTGGCGGGCCAGGGAGTCGGGCCTTGCTGCGGAACTGACCGGAACCTATGAATTCGGCCCCAACCGGGTCAACCTCGACACCTTTGTCGCCGAATGCCCAAAGGGCGCGATACGCCTTTCCGAGCAGGAGATCAAACTGCTGAAACTCTTTTTCGCCAACAAGGGAACCCCCCTGTCACGCAAGGACATACTGGCCATCGGCTGGGGTTACGCCTCGGACACCGAAAGCCGCACCGTGGACAACTTCATCGTGCGGTTTCGCAAGCACTTCGAGGTTGATCCGAAAAATCCGGTCTATTTCAAGAGCGTTCGTGCGGTGGGATACGTTTTTGACCACGAATGA
- a CDS encoding diguanylate cyclase: MARILVIDDSRLVAHVAKTILQKRGHTVFLAGDGEKGIIAAEQEKPDLILLDLIMPGLDGYAVCESIKKSALTSEIPIIMLTSKAESADKVRGLEAGASDYVTKPFDEGELVARVNTHLRIKELYESVQEKNRELQDLNRQLQDLANRDGLTGLFNHRYFQEALVKDFQRSVRYHEALSCILCDIDFFKKFNDTYGHPVGDIVLKNLGRIIEASLRETDLAARYGGEEFALILYHTPGPAAFMVADRLRHAVESCEVMAGNLVLKVTISVGVATFPHPDIPNHKTLVECADKALYRAKKLGRNRVITYESIEKDLKDEEAERQKGENCQEAS, from the coding sequence ATGGCCAGGATTTTGGTTATAGATGACAGTCGGCTGGTGGCCCACGTGGCCAAGACCATCCTTCAAAAGCGCGGTCATACGGTTTTTCTGGCCGGAGACGGAGAGAAGGGTATTATCGCCGCCGAACAGGAAAAGCCCGACCTGATCCTTCTGGACCTCATAATGCCCGGCCTGGACGGCTACGCCGTGTGCGAAAGCATAAAGAAATCCGCCCTGACGTCCGAAATACCCATCATCATGCTCACCAGCAAGGCCGAGAGCGCCGACAAGGTGCGCGGCCTGGAAGCCGGGGCCTCGGATTATGTCACCAAGCCCTTTGACGAGGGCGAACTGGTGGCCAGGGTCAACACGCACCTTCGCATAAAGGAGCTTTACGAGTCGGTTCAGGAAAAAAACCGTGAGCTGCAGGACTTGAACAGGCAGCTCCAGGACCTGGCCAACCGCGACGGGCTTACCGGGCTCTTCAACCACCGGTATTTCCAGGAGGCCCTCGTGAAGGATTTCCAGCGCTCAGTCAGGTACCACGAGGCGCTCTCCTGCATCCTGTGCGACATCGATTTTTTCAAGAAGTTCAACGACACCTACGGGCATCCGGTGGGCGACATAGTTTTAAAGAACCTTGGGCGCATCATCGAGGCAAGCCTTCGCGAAACCGACCTCGCGGCCCGCTACGGCGGCGAGGAATTCGCCCTCATCCTTTATCACACTCCGGGGCCTGCGGCCTTCATGGTGGCCGACCGCCTCCGTCATGCGGTGGAAAGCTGCGAGGTAATGGCGGGCAACCTGGTTTTAAAGGTCACCATCAGTGTGGGCGTGGCCACCTTTCCGCATCCCGACATCCCCAACCACAAGACCCTTGTGGAATGCGCCGATAAGGCCCTGTACCGGGCCAAGAAGCTGGGCAGAAACCGGGTCATAACCTACGAGTCCATCGAAAAGGACTTGAAGGACGAGGAGGCCGAAAGGCAGAAGGGCGAGAACTGCCAGGAGGCATCCTGA
- the ychF gene encoding redox-regulated ATPase YchF — translation MQIGIIGLAQSGKTTLFEALTRNDQAKSRRNEVQVGVTDVPDLRVDRLSEMYKPKKTTYAKIQYVLPARALSDKEKDQAALVTAVRSADALIMVVKNFAAPGGEPPAPKKDIADLDSELVLTDLIAVEKKLERMEHEAKRGKKADPEEMELLKRCHEALNADQALRHHPDLCSPPKLRGYAFLSAKPLLIVVNNDEADAILPDLGEIPQKEAVLAVRCRLEQEISQMEPEDAAAFLSEYGLAETAMNLMIRRSYELLGLMSFFTVGEDEVRAWTIRCGTPALEAAGAVHSDIQRGFIRAEVLAYDDLISAGSYAEARKRATVRLEGKTYEVKDGDIAHFRFNI, via the coding sequence ATGCAGATAGGAATCATAGGACTGGCCCAAAGCGGCAAGACCACGCTTTTCGAGGCGCTCACCAGAAACGATCAGGCAAAGTCCCGCAGAAACGAGGTCCAGGTGGGCGTGACAGACGTGCCCGACCTGCGGGTTGACCGCCTATCCGAAATGTACAAGCCCAAAAAAACCACCTACGCCAAAATCCAGTACGTGCTCCCGGCCCGCGCCTTGAGCGACAAGGAAAAGGACCAGGCGGCCCTCGTCACCGCCGTGCGTTCCGCAGACGCCCTTATAATGGTGGTGAAAAATTTCGCCGCCCCCGGAGGCGAGCCCCCCGCGCCCAAAAAGGACATCGCCGACCTTGATTCCGAGCTGGTTTTAACCGATCTGATCGCCGTTGAAAAAAAGCTGGAACGCATGGAACACGAGGCCAAGCGGGGAAAAAAGGCCGACCCGGAGGAGATGGAGCTTTTGAAGCGCTGCCACGAGGCGCTTAACGCGGACCAGGCCCTGCGCCACCACCCGGACCTTTGCTCGCCCCCCAAGCTGCGCGGCTATGCCTTTTTATCCGCAAAGCCGCTACTTATCGTGGTGAACAACGACGAGGCCGACGCGATTCTACCCGACCTCGGCGAAATCCCCCAAAAGGAAGCGGTGCTTGCCGTTCGTTGCAGGCTGGAGCAGGAAATCAGCCAGATGGAGCCTGAAGACGCAGCGGCCTTTCTCTCTGAATACGGGCTTGCCGAAACAGCCATGAACCTCATGATCAGGCGCTCCTACGAGCTTTTGGGCCTAATGTCCTTTTTCACCGTTGGCGAGGACGAAGTGCGGGCCTGGACCATCCGCTGCGGCACACCCGCCCTTGAGGCCGCAGGCGCGGTTCACTCCGACATCCAGCGTGGCTTCATCAGGGCCGAGGTTCTGGCCTACGACGACCTGATTTCCGCAGGCTCTTACGCGGAAGCCAGAAAGCGCGCCACCGTGCGCCTGGAGGGCAAGACCTACGAAGTTAAAGATGGAGACATAGCGCACTTCCGCTTCAATATTTAA
- a CDS encoding purine-binding chemotaxis protein CheW codes for MTTTTTQYVVFSLSGQAYGIEIFKIKEVFSYRKITQLPYMKGFVKGIINLRGVILPVFDLRDKFGLTQGDYNSFHVIIVVEIAGRVMGLIADEISDVLDILPTEVQATGNLPPGIRREFLKGVGQHDEDMVILLDMDRLLSPEELEMVDAT; via the coding sequence ATGACAACGACGACAACACAGTACGTTGTTTTTTCCTTGAGCGGCCAAGCCTACGGCATCGAGATCTTCAAGATCAAGGAGGTTTTTTCCTATCGGAAGATCACACAGCTCCCGTACATGAAGGGTTTCGTAAAGGGCATCATCAATCTGAGGGGAGTCATACTGCCTGTTTTCGACCTGAGGGACAAGTTCGGCCTTACCCAGGGCGACTATAACTCCTTTCATGTCATAATCGTTGTGGAAATCGCAGGAAGGGTGATGGGGTTGATTGCGGACGAGATTTCGGACGTCCTGGACATCCTTCCCACCGAAGTCCAGGCCACAGGGAACCTTCCGCCGGGCATCAGAAGGGAGTTTCTCAAGGGGGTGGGCCAGCACGACGAGGACATGGTGATCCTTCTCGACATGGACCGCCTTCTTTCACCGGAAGAGCTGGAAATGGTGGACGCGACCTAG
- a CDS encoding protein-glutamate O-methyltransferase, translating to MMFPEISEIEYALYVNYFYKLVGITLPDHKRSGFGRKLAARMEALGIPSYASFFRYIRTPQGAGELATIVNHVTIDQSRFFRGEGQLAHFADVIVPGLALRQRSTRKLRIWSAGCSRGQEPYTVAMILAEKAREVFTWDFKILATDVDSDSLKTASLGIYGAETAGEVAPELLSKYFSTPRGKPPPPYRVKAILRNRVSFRKLNLMNSPYPIRGPFQVILCRNVMIYFDAATRKNIVSEFHRLLADDGYLFLGGTESLFGVDDRFTLVGQAVYRKNCNGPANIRP from the coding sequence ATGATGTTTCCAGAGATTTCGGAAATCGAATACGCCCTTTACGTGAACTATTTTTACAAGCTGGTGGGGATTACGCTGCCCGATCACAAGAGGTCGGGATTCGGCAGAAAACTTGCCGCCCGCATGGAAGCGCTAGGCATACCGTCCTACGCCTCGTTTTTCCGGTATATCAGAACCCCCCAGGGTGCCGGGGAGCTTGCCACAATCGTTAACCACGTAACAATAGACCAGAGCAGATTTTTCCGGGGCGAGGGCCAGCTCGCCCACTTCGCCGACGTAATCGTGCCCGGCCTGGCGCTTCGGCAAAGGAGCACGCGAAAGCTGCGCATATGGTCTGCTGGCTGCTCGCGGGGCCAGGAGCCCTACACAGTGGCCATGATACTGGCCGAAAAGGCCCGTGAGGTCTTTACCTGGGATTTCAAAATTCTGGCCACGGATGTGGATTCCGATTCCCTAAAAACCGCATCCTTGGGAATTTACGGGGCTGAGACAGCCGGAGAGGTGGCCCCGGAGCTTCTCTCCAAGTATTTCAGCACACCCAGGGGCAAGCCGCCTCCGCCCTATCGGGTAAAGGCCATTTTAAGGAACCGGGTGAGTTTCAGGAAGCTGAACCTGATGAATTCGCCCTATCCCATAAGGGGGCCTTTTCAGGTTATCCTTTGCCGCAATGTCATGATATACTTTGACGCGGCCACGAGAAAAAACATCGTCTCCGAGTTTCACCGCCTTCTGGCCGACGACGGCTACCTCTTTCTCGGCGGAACGGAGTCCCTTTTCGGGGTCGACGACCGGTTCACCCTGGTGGGGCAGGCGGTTTACAGGAAAAACTGCAACGGCCCGGCAAATATAAGGCCCTGA
- a CDS encoding chemotaxis protein CheD, whose product MRRFYSHKLKRQVVMLKAGDYYVSTNGEVLYTMLGSCVAACIYDIDRKIGGMNHFLLPGMVHPDEIFTSEVGRYGMYAMELLIGELIKSGARRERLKAKVFGGGNVLKFRTSDGDITGSNVRFASKFLELEGIPPQRQDVGGKQGRKVLFFSDTAKVLLKRFDVSAIPEALNDEAAYKSRVFHPRVEKPSVIMF is encoded by the coding sequence TTGCGACGTTTTTACAGCCATAAATTGAAGCGTCAGGTGGTCATGCTGAAGGCCGGGGATTACTACGTCTCCACCAACGGCGAGGTTCTTTACACAATGCTGGGCAGCTGCGTGGCAGCTTGCATTTACGACATCGACCGCAAGATAGGAGGCATGAATCACTTCCTTCTTCCGGGCATGGTTCATCCTGATGAAATATTCACCTCCGAGGTGGGGCGCTACGGTATGTACGCCATGGAGCTTCTGATAGGCGAGCTAATCAAGAGCGGCGCTCGCCGGGAGAGGCTCAAGGCCAAGGTTTTCGGCGGCGGCAACGTCTTGAAGTTCAGGACTTCCGACGGAGACATAACCGGCTCCAACGTCAGGTTTGCGTCAAAATTCCTGGAACTTGAAGGCATCCCCCCCCAGCGTCAGGACGTGGGCGGAAAACAGGGGCGTAAGGTTCTTTTTTTCAGCGACACGGCAAAGGTGCTTTTAAAGCGCTTCGACGTCTCGGCCATACCGGAGGCCCTTAACGACGAGGCCGCCTACAAAAGCAGGGTTTTTCATCCCAGGGTGGAAAAGCCTTCGGTCATCATGTTCTGA